The proteins below are encoded in one region of Neodiprion virginianus isolate iyNeoVirg1 chromosome 7, iyNeoVirg1.1, whole genome shotgun sequence:
- the LOC124309584 gene encoding phosphatidylinositol-binding clathrin assembly protein unc-11 isoform X1 gives MAGQTINDRLLAARHSIAGQGLAKSVCKATTEELIGPKKKHLDYLIHCTNEPNVSIPQLATLLIERSQNTNWTVVFKALITVHHMMCYGNERFTQYLASSNSTFQLSSFLDKSGVQAGARVGYDMSPFIRRYAKYLNEKALSYRTVAFDFCKVKRGKEDGTLRTMNPEKLLKTLPVLQAQLDSLLEFDCSANDLTNGVINMAFMLLFRDLIRLFACYNDGIINLLEKYFDMNKKQCRDALDLYRKFLTRMNSVGEFLKVAENVGIDKGDIPDLTKAPSSLLDALEQHLASLEGKKGSAANTPTQTASHRTNVKSGVSALSSTSMAFGTAASNARLDQTGNGHIDEALRQQALAEEEAAMNQYKAKVQSPSGGPSTNPFLSSPTNNAGQPIVDLFSSAPVTDNQAQKASDDLLQLAGNPFADMFGNAQAQPQPVQPAPGQNNMWMTNGNGFGAAPPPANNAFVTDNNFSSVFGNNQEQSTAAAGLTGSVPNPFMSDFPTSGPQPTNAANIGLFDSNTDLTSSESQPSAGGGDLFSAGGQADFFGGDGTVVGTSDAGNGDAVLGSLPGAASSGALGSVKSTATPPPRPPPPASASNGTPRAMSPAIGGASTGRAAASAPSKSAFDDLNDSIRMALGGSPSRPPPLAQQAVPPAPQQSQQQQQQQQQQQPSLVGFDKFDMGGMGGIGVVGQPVMGVAVAPGYGIPSQTQIPVGYGSPAKQPMSGFDGLGSVLKPSTTVSGANNVSAAGQPATTGSGGKVLTGDLDSSLASLAQNLSINKSAQQQVKGMQWNSPKNAAKTGGQTGWTPQPMAATTGAGYRPMLVTIGIFSAVMHAWHMACCRLLQGQGMTQLPPTASMGFPTQPAMPLGMQSMPMGMQGMRPMMGAMPGAPVATGGMMVAGGTAPTIMGAPSPMMSAPLQQQHSHSTAQSQANAVQLDPFGAL, from the exons ATGGCCGGGCAGACCATCAACGACAGGCTGCTTGCAGCTAGGCACAGCATCGCCGGTCAGGGACTCGCAAAGTCCGTCTGCAAGGCCACCACCGAGGAGCTGATCGGACCGAAAAAGAAGCACCTTGACT ATTTAATACACTGTACGAACGAGCCAAATGTCTCGATACCACAACTGGCCACCCTGCTCATCGAGCGGTCGCAGAACACAAATTGGACCGTCGTATTCAAGGCCCTCATCACTGTACATCACATGATGTGCTATGGAAACGAG agGTTCACCCAGTACCTGGCGTCGAGTAACAGCACCTTTCAGCTCAGCAGTTTCCTGGACAAGAGCGGGGTgcaag CTGGAGCACGTGTGG GATACGATATGTCTCCATTCATCAGGCGGTATGCTAAATACTTGAACGAGAAGGCGCTTTCGTACAGAACTGTTGCGTTCGATTTTTGCAAAGTCAAACGAGG cAAGGAGGATGGTACTCTTCGAACGATGAACCCGGAGAAATTGCTCAAAACTTTACCCGTTCTTCAGGCGCAACTAGATTCGTTACTGGAATTCGACTGCTCGGCCAATGATCTTACAAACGGTGTTATAAACATGGCCTTTATGCTTCTCTTCAGAGATCTTATACGTTTATTCGCCTGTTATAACGACGGAATTATTAATCTATTAG aaaaatactTCGATATGAACAAGAAACAATGCCGGGATGCGTTAGACCTTTATAGAAAATTCTTAACAAGAATGAACAGCGTTGGAGAATTCCTGAAAGTTGCAGAG AATGTTGGTATCGATAAGGGAGACATTCCAGATCTCACAAAG gCTCCCAGCAGTCTGCTCGATGCTCTCGAACAGCATCTTGCCTCCTTAGAAGGAAAGAAAGGATCTGCGGCTAATACGCCAACGCAAACAGCTAG CCATAGAACGAATGTAAAGTCGGGAGTGTCCGCCCTGTCTTCCACCAGCATGGCGTTTGGAACAGCAGCCAGCAACGCACGACTCGATCAGACCGGTAATGGGCACATTGACGAGGCGTTGAGACAACAGGCTCTAGCCGAGGAAGAAGCAGCTATGAATCAGTACAAG GCCAAAGTACAGTCACCGTCGGGTGGTCCAAGCACTAATCCATTTCTCAGCTCTCCGACGAACAATGCTGGACAGCCAATCGTCGATTTATTCAGCTCGGCACCGGTGACGGATAATCAG GCACAAAAAGCATCGGACGACCTTCTGCAACTTGCAGGAAACCCGTTTGCGGATATGTTTGGTAATGCGCAAGCGCAGCCACAACCGGTGCAACCTGCGCCCGGTCAAAACAATATGTGGATGACAAACGGTAATG gTTTCGGAGCTGCTCCACCACCAGCAAATAATGCCTTTGTTACAGATAACAATTTCTCGTCTGTATTTGGAAATAATCAAGAACAATCAA CTGCTGCCGCAGGACTTACCGGTTCTGTACCCAACCCATTCATGTCCGATTTCCCAACATCCGGTCCTCAGCCAACGAATGCAGCCAATATCGGCTTGTTCGATAGCAACACAGACCTGACATCCTCAGAAAGTCAACCATCCGCCGGTGGCGGGGACCTATTCAGTGCTGGCGGTCAGGCAGATTTCTTTGGGGGCGACGGTACAGTGGTCGGTACCTCAGATGCGGGTAACGGGGACGCAGTTCTTGGGTCGTTACCAGGTGCGGCGTCCTCCGGAGCCCTTGGCTCTGTAAAGTCCACTGCAACGCCGCCGCCCAGACCACCGCCTCCCGCAAGTGCTTCTAACGGTACACCAAGAGCGATGTCTCCTGCCATTGGAGGCGCCTCGACTGGCAGAGCCGCGGCCTCGGCGCCTAGCAAAAGCGCCTTCGACGATCTAAATGACAGTATTCGTATGGCCCTGGGTGGGTCGCCGTCACGCCCGCCACCCCTCGCCCAGCAAGCTGTTCCCCCTGCTCCACAACAATcccaacaacaacaacaacaacaacaacaacaacaaccaaGTTTGGTTGGCTTCGACAAGTTCGATATGGGGGGTATGGGGGGTATCGGGGTCGTTGGACAGCCCGTAATGGGTGTAGCCGTCGCTCCGGGTTACGGTATTCCTTCCCAAACCCAAATTCCCGTCGGGTACGGTTCACCGGCAAAGCAGCCTATGTCAG GTTTTGACGGTTTGGGCTCGGTGCTGAAGCCATCCACCACTGTGTCTGGAGCTAATAACGTTTCAGCAGCGGGTCAACCGGCGACAACTGGAAGCGGCGGAAAGGTCCTGACTGGTGACTTGGACAGCAGTCTTGCCAGCCTCGCGCAGAACCTTTCTATCAACAAGAGTGCTCAGCAACAAGTCAA gGGAATGCAATGGAATTCTCCAAAAAACGCTGCTAAGACTGGAGGACAAACGGGTTGGACGCCTCAGCCGATGGCAGCGACAACGGGTGCCGGTTACAGACCAATG TTAGTGACGATTGGCATATTTAGTGCAGTGATGCATGCGTGGCATATGGCATGTTGCCGGCTGTTACAGGGCCAAGGAATGACACAACTTCCTCCAACAGCCAGTATGGGCTTCCCAACCCAGCCTGCTATGCCTCTG GGTATGCAATCTATGCCGATGGGTATGCAGGGCATGCGGCCAATGATGGGTGCAATGCCTGGTGCTCCCGTTGCAACTGGTGGCATGATGGTTGCGGGGGGAACCGCGCCCACAATAATGGGTGCTCCGAGTCCCATGATGAGTGCTCCCCTGCAGCAGCAACACTCTCATAGCACTGCTCAGTCGCAAGCAAACGCTGTACAACTTGATCCTTTCGGTGCTCTGTGA
- the LOC124309584 gene encoding phosphatidylinositol-binding clathrin assembly protein unc-11 isoform X11, translated as MAGQTINDRLLAARHSIAGQGLAKSVCKATTEELIGPKKKHLDYLIHCTNEPNVSIPQLATLLIERSQNTNWTVVFKALITVHHMMCYGNERFTQYLASSNSTFQLSSFLDKSGVQAGARVGYDMSPFIRRYAKYLNEKALSYRTVAFDFCKVKRGKEDGTLRTMNPEKLLKTLPVLQAQLDSLLEFDCSANDLTNGVINMAFMLLFRDLIRLFACYNDGIINLLEKYFDMNKKQCRDALDLYRKFLTRMNSVGEFLKVAENVGIDKGDIPDLTKAPSSLLDALEQHLASLEGKKGSAANTPTQTASHRTNVKSGVSALSSTSMAFGTAASNARLDQTGNGHIDEALRQQALAEEEAAMNQYKAKVQSPSGGPSTNPFLSSPTNNAGQPIVDLFSSAPVTDNQAQKASDDLLQLAGNPFADMFGNAQAQPQPVQPAPGQNNMWMTNGNGFGAAPPPANNAFVTDNNFSSVFGNNQEQSTAAAGLTGSVPNPFMSDFPTSGPQPTNAANIGLFDSNTDLTSSESQPSAGGGDLFSAGGQADFFGGDGTVVGTSDAGNGDAVLGSLPGAASSGALGSVKSTATPPPRPPPPASASNGTPRAMSPAIGGASTGRAAASAPSKSAFDDLNDSIRMALGGSPSRPPPLAQQAVPPAPQQSQQQQQQQQQQQPSLVGFDKFDMGGMGGIGVVGQPVMGVAVAPGYGIPSQTQIPVGYGSPAKQPMSGFDGLGSVLKPSTTVSGANNVSAAGQPATTGSGGKVLTGDLDSSLASLAQNLSINKSAQQQVKGMQWNSPKNAAKTGGQTGWTPQPMAATTGAGYRPMGMQSMPMGMQGMRPMMGAMPGAPVATGGMMVAGGTAPTIMGAPSPMMSAPLQQQHSHSTAQSQANAVQLDPFGAL; from the exons ATGGCCGGGCAGACCATCAACGACAGGCTGCTTGCAGCTAGGCACAGCATCGCCGGTCAGGGACTCGCAAAGTCCGTCTGCAAGGCCACCACCGAGGAGCTGATCGGACCGAAAAAGAAGCACCTTGACT ATTTAATACACTGTACGAACGAGCCAAATGTCTCGATACCACAACTGGCCACCCTGCTCATCGAGCGGTCGCAGAACACAAATTGGACCGTCGTATTCAAGGCCCTCATCACTGTACATCACATGATGTGCTATGGAAACGAG agGTTCACCCAGTACCTGGCGTCGAGTAACAGCACCTTTCAGCTCAGCAGTTTCCTGGACAAGAGCGGGGTgcaag CTGGAGCACGTGTGG GATACGATATGTCTCCATTCATCAGGCGGTATGCTAAATACTTGAACGAGAAGGCGCTTTCGTACAGAACTGTTGCGTTCGATTTTTGCAAAGTCAAACGAGG cAAGGAGGATGGTACTCTTCGAACGATGAACCCGGAGAAATTGCTCAAAACTTTACCCGTTCTTCAGGCGCAACTAGATTCGTTACTGGAATTCGACTGCTCGGCCAATGATCTTACAAACGGTGTTATAAACATGGCCTTTATGCTTCTCTTCAGAGATCTTATACGTTTATTCGCCTGTTATAACGACGGAATTATTAATCTATTAG aaaaatactTCGATATGAACAAGAAACAATGCCGGGATGCGTTAGACCTTTATAGAAAATTCTTAACAAGAATGAACAGCGTTGGAGAATTCCTGAAAGTTGCAGAG AATGTTGGTATCGATAAGGGAGACATTCCAGATCTCACAAAG gCTCCCAGCAGTCTGCTCGATGCTCTCGAACAGCATCTTGCCTCCTTAGAAGGAAAGAAAGGATCTGCGGCTAATACGCCAACGCAAACAGCTAG CCATAGAACGAATGTAAAGTCGGGAGTGTCCGCCCTGTCTTCCACCAGCATGGCGTTTGGAACAGCAGCCAGCAACGCACGACTCGATCAGACCGGTAATGGGCACATTGACGAGGCGTTGAGACAACAGGCTCTAGCCGAGGAAGAAGCAGCTATGAATCAGTACAAG GCCAAAGTACAGTCACCGTCGGGTGGTCCAAGCACTAATCCATTTCTCAGCTCTCCGACGAACAATGCTGGACAGCCAATCGTCGATTTATTCAGCTCGGCACCGGTGACGGATAATCAG GCACAAAAAGCATCGGACGACCTTCTGCAACTTGCAGGAAACCCGTTTGCGGATATGTTTGGTAATGCGCAAGCGCAGCCACAACCGGTGCAACCTGCGCCCGGTCAAAACAATATGTGGATGACAAACGGTAATG gTTTCGGAGCTGCTCCACCACCAGCAAATAATGCCTTTGTTACAGATAACAATTTCTCGTCTGTATTTGGAAATAATCAAGAACAATCAA CTGCTGCCGCAGGACTTACCGGTTCTGTACCCAACCCATTCATGTCCGATTTCCCAACATCCGGTCCTCAGCCAACGAATGCAGCCAATATCGGCTTGTTCGATAGCAACACAGACCTGACATCCTCAGAAAGTCAACCATCCGCCGGTGGCGGGGACCTATTCAGTGCTGGCGGTCAGGCAGATTTCTTTGGGGGCGACGGTACAGTGGTCGGTACCTCAGATGCGGGTAACGGGGACGCAGTTCTTGGGTCGTTACCAGGTGCGGCGTCCTCCGGAGCCCTTGGCTCTGTAAAGTCCACTGCAACGCCGCCGCCCAGACCACCGCCTCCCGCAAGTGCTTCTAACGGTACACCAAGAGCGATGTCTCCTGCCATTGGAGGCGCCTCGACTGGCAGAGCCGCGGCCTCGGCGCCTAGCAAAAGCGCCTTCGACGATCTAAATGACAGTATTCGTATGGCCCTGGGTGGGTCGCCGTCACGCCCGCCACCCCTCGCCCAGCAAGCTGTTCCCCCTGCTCCACAACAATcccaacaacaacaacaacaacaacaacaacaacaaccaaGTTTGGTTGGCTTCGACAAGTTCGATATGGGGGGTATGGGGGGTATCGGGGTCGTTGGACAGCCCGTAATGGGTGTAGCCGTCGCTCCGGGTTACGGTATTCCTTCCCAAACCCAAATTCCCGTCGGGTACGGTTCACCGGCAAAGCAGCCTATGTCAG GTTTTGACGGTTTGGGCTCGGTGCTGAAGCCATCCACCACTGTGTCTGGAGCTAATAACGTTTCAGCAGCGGGTCAACCGGCGACAACTGGAAGCGGCGGAAAGGTCCTGACTGGTGACTTGGACAGCAGTCTTGCCAGCCTCGCGCAGAACCTTTCTATCAACAAGAGTGCTCAGCAACAAGTCAA gGGAATGCAATGGAATTCTCCAAAAAACGCTGCTAAGACTGGAGGACAAACGGGTTGGACGCCTCAGCCGATGGCAGCGACAACGGGTGCCGGTTACAGACCAATG GGTATGCAATCTATGCCGATGGGTATGCAGGGCATGCGGCCAATGATGGGTGCAATGCCTGGTGCTCCCGTTGCAACTGGTGGCATGATGGTTGCGGGGGGAACCGCGCCCACAATAATGGGTGCTCCGAGTCCCATGATGAGTGCTCCCCTGCAGCAGCAACACTCTCATAGCACTGCTCAGTCGCAAGCAAACGCTGTACAACTTGATCCTTTCGGTGCTCTGTGA
- the LOC124309584 gene encoding phosphatidylinositol-binding clathrin assembly protein unc-11 isoform X7, producing the protein MAGQTINDRLLAARHSIAGQGLAKSVCKATTEELIGPKKKHLDYLIHCTNEPNVSIPQLATLLIERSQNTNWTVVFKALITVHHMMCYGNERFTQYLASSNSTFQLSSFLDKSGVQAGARVGYDMSPFIRRYAKYLNEKALSYRTVAFDFCKVKRGKEDGTLRTMNPEKLLKTLPVLQAQLDSLLEFDCSANDLTNGVINMAFMLLFRDLIRLFACYNDGIINLLEKYFDMNKKQCRDALDLYRKFLTRMNSVGEFLKVAENVGIDKGDIPDLTKAPSSLLDALEQHLASLEGKKGSAANTPTQTASHRTNVKSGVSALSSTSMAFGTAASNARLDQTGNGHIDEALRQQALAEEEAAMNQYKAKVQSPSGGPSTNPFLSSPTNNAGQPIVDLFSSAPVTDNQAQKASDDLLQLAGNPFADMFGNAQAQPQPVQPAPGQNNMWMTNGNGFGAAPPPANNAFVTDNNFSSVFGNNQEQSTAAAGLTGSVPNPFMSDFPTSGPQPTNAANIGLFDSNTDLTSSESQPSAGGGDLFSAGGQADFFGGDGTVVGTSDAGNGDAVLGSLPGAASSGALGSVKSTATPPPRPPPPASASNGTPRAMSPAIGGASTGRAAASAPSKSAFDDLNDSIRMALGGSPSRPPPLAQQAVPPAPQQSQQQQQQQQQQQPSLVGFDKFDMGGMGGIGVVGQPVMGVAVAPGYGIPSQTQIPVGYGSPAKQPMSAAGQPATTGSGGKVLTGDLDSSLASLAQNLSINKSAQQQVKGMQWNSPKNAAKTGGQTGWTPQPMAATTGAGYRPMLVTIGIFSAVMHAWHMACCRLLQGQGMTQLPPTASMGFPTQPAMPLGMQSMPMGMQGMRPMMGAMPGAPVATGGMMVAGGTAPTIMGAPSPMMSAPLQQQHSHSTAQSQANAVQLDPFGAL; encoded by the exons ATGGCCGGGCAGACCATCAACGACAGGCTGCTTGCAGCTAGGCACAGCATCGCCGGTCAGGGACTCGCAAAGTCCGTCTGCAAGGCCACCACCGAGGAGCTGATCGGACCGAAAAAGAAGCACCTTGACT ATTTAATACACTGTACGAACGAGCCAAATGTCTCGATACCACAACTGGCCACCCTGCTCATCGAGCGGTCGCAGAACACAAATTGGACCGTCGTATTCAAGGCCCTCATCACTGTACATCACATGATGTGCTATGGAAACGAG agGTTCACCCAGTACCTGGCGTCGAGTAACAGCACCTTTCAGCTCAGCAGTTTCCTGGACAAGAGCGGGGTgcaag CTGGAGCACGTGTGG GATACGATATGTCTCCATTCATCAGGCGGTATGCTAAATACTTGAACGAGAAGGCGCTTTCGTACAGAACTGTTGCGTTCGATTTTTGCAAAGTCAAACGAGG cAAGGAGGATGGTACTCTTCGAACGATGAACCCGGAGAAATTGCTCAAAACTTTACCCGTTCTTCAGGCGCAACTAGATTCGTTACTGGAATTCGACTGCTCGGCCAATGATCTTACAAACGGTGTTATAAACATGGCCTTTATGCTTCTCTTCAGAGATCTTATACGTTTATTCGCCTGTTATAACGACGGAATTATTAATCTATTAG aaaaatactTCGATATGAACAAGAAACAATGCCGGGATGCGTTAGACCTTTATAGAAAATTCTTAACAAGAATGAACAGCGTTGGAGAATTCCTGAAAGTTGCAGAG AATGTTGGTATCGATAAGGGAGACATTCCAGATCTCACAAAG gCTCCCAGCAGTCTGCTCGATGCTCTCGAACAGCATCTTGCCTCCTTAGAAGGAAAGAAAGGATCTGCGGCTAATACGCCAACGCAAACAGCTAG CCATAGAACGAATGTAAAGTCGGGAGTGTCCGCCCTGTCTTCCACCAGCATGGCGTTTGGAACAGCAGCCAGCAACGCACGACTCGATCAGACCGGTAATGGGCACATTGACGAGGCGTTGAGACAACAGGCTCTAGCCGAGGAAGAAGCAGCTATGAATCAGTACAAG GCCAAAGTACAGTCACCGTCGGGTGGTCCAAGCACTAATCCATTTCTCAGCTCTCCGACGAACAATGCTGGACAGCCAATCGTCGATTTATTCAGCTCGGCACCGGTGACGGATAATCAG GCACAAAAAGCATCGGACGACCTTCTGCAACTTGCAGGAAACCCGTTTGCGGATATGTTTGGTAATGCGCAAGCGCAGCCACAACCGGTGCAACCTGCGCCCGGTCAAAACAATATGTGGATGACAAACGGTAATG gTTTCGGAGCTGCTCCACCACCAGCAAATAATGCCTTTGTTACAGATAACAATTTCTCGTCTGTATTTGGAAATAATCAAGAACAATCAA CTGCTGCCGCAGGACTTACCGGTTCTGTACCCAACCCATTCATGTCCGATTTCCCAACATCCGGTCCTCAGCCAACGAATGCAGCCAATATCGGCTTGTTCGATAGCAACACAGACCTGACATCCTCAGAAAGTCAACCATCCGCCGGTGGCGGGGACCTATTCAGTGCTGGCGGTCAGGCAGATTTCTTTGGGGGCGACGGTACAGTGGTCGGTACCTCAGATGCGGGTAACGGGGACGCAGTTCTTGGGTCGTTACCAGGTGCGGCGTCCTCCGGAGCCCTTGGCTCTGTAAAGTCCACTGCAACGCCGCCGCCCAGACCACCGCCTCCCGCAAGTGCTTCTAACGGTACACCAAGAGCGATGTCTCCTGCCATTGGAGGCGCCTCGACTGGCAGAGCCGCGGCCTCGGCGCCTAGCAAAAGCGCCTTCGACGATCTAAATGACAGTATTCGTATGGCCCTGGGTGGGTCGCCGTCACGCCCGCCACCCCTCGCCCAGCAAGCTGTTCCCCCTGCTCCACAACAATcccaacaacaacaacaacaacaacaacaacaacaaccaaGTTTGGTTGGCTTCGACAAGTTCGATATGGGGGGTATGGGGGGTATCGGGGTCGTTGGACAGCCCGTAATGGGTGTAGCCGTCGCTCCGGGTTACGGTATTCCTTCCCAAACCCAAATTCCCGTCGGGTACGGTTCACCGGCAAAGCAGCCTATGTCAG CAGCGGGTCAACCGGCGACAACTGGAAGCGGCGGAAAGGTCCTGACTGGTGACTTGGACAGCAGTCTTGCCAGCCTCGCGCAGAACCTTTCTATCAACAAGAGTGCTCAGCAACAAGTCAA gGGAATGCAATGGAATTCTCCAAAAAACGCTGCTAAGACTGGAGGACAAACGGGTTGGACGCCTCAGCCGATGGCAGCGACAACGGGTGCCGGTTACAGACCAATG TTAGTGACGATTGGCATATTTAGTGCAGTGATGCATGCGTGGCATATGGCATGTTGCCGGCTGTTACAGGGCCAAGGAATGACACAACTTCCTCCAACAGCCAGTATGGGCTTCCCAACCCAGCCTGCTATGCCTCTG GGTATGCAATCTATGCCGATGGGTATGCAGGGCATGCGGCCAATGATGGGTGCAATGCCTGGTGCTCCCGTTGCAACTGGTGGCATGATGGTTGCGGGGGGAACCGCGCCCACAATAATGGGTGCTCCGAGTCCCATGATGAGTGCTCCCCTGCAGCAGCAACACTCTCATAGCACTGCTCAGTCGCAAGCAAACGCTGTACAACTTGATCCTTTCGGTGCTCTGTGA
- the LOC124309584 gene encoding phosphatidylinositol-binding clathrin assembly protein unc-11 isoform X10, translating into MAGQTINDRLLAARHSIAGQGLAKSVCKATTEELIGPKKKHLDYLIHCTNEPNVSIPQLATLLIERSQNTNWTVVFKALITVHHMMCYGNERFTQYLASSNSTFQLSSFLDKSGVQAGARVGYDMSPFIRRYAKYLNEKALSYRTVAFDFCKVKRGKEDGTLRTMNPEKLLKTLPVLQAQLDSLLEFDCSANDLTNGVINMAFMLLFRDLIRLFACYNDGIINLLEKYFDMNKKQCRDALDLYRKFLTRMNSVGEFLKVAENVGIDKGDIPDLTKAPSSLLDALEQHLASLEGKKGSAANTPTQTASHRTNVKSGVSALSSTSMAFGTAASNARLDQTGNGHIDEALRQQALAEEEAAMNQYKAKVQSPSGGPSTNPFLSSPTNNAGQPIVDLFSSAPVTDNQAQKASDDLLQLAGNPFADMFGNAQAQPQPVQPAPGQNNMWMTNGNGFGAAPPPANNAFVTDNNFSSVFGNNQEQSTAAAGLTGSVPNPFMSDFPTSGPQPTNAANIGLFDSNTDLTSSESQPSAGGGDLFSAGGQADFFGGDGTVVGTSDAGNGDAVLGSLPGAASSGALGSVKSTATPPPRPPPPASASNGTPRAMSPAIGGASTGRAAASAPSKSAFDDLNDSIRMALGGSPSRPPPLAQQAVPPAPQQSQQQQQQQQQQQPSLVGFDKFDMGGMGGIGVVGQPVMGVAVAPGYGIPSQTQIPVGYGSPAKQPMSAAGQPATTGSGGKVLTGDLDSSLASLAQNLSINKSAQQQVKGMQWNSPKNAAKTGGQTGWTPQPMAATTGAGYRPMGQGMTQLPPTASMGFPTQPAMPLGMQSMPMGMQGMRPMMGAMPGAPVATGGMMVAGGTAPTIMGAPSPMMSAPLQQQHSHSTAQSQANAVQLDPFGAL; encoded by the exons ATGGCCGGGCAGACCATCAACGACAGGCTGCTTGCAGCTAGGCACAGCATCGCCGGTCAGGGACTCGCAAAGTCCGTCTGCAAGGCCACCACCGAGGAGCTGATCGGACCGAAAAAGAAGCACCTTGACT ATTTAATACACTGTACGAACGAGCCAAATGTCTCGATACCACAACTGGCCACCCTGCTCATCGAGCGGTCGCAGAACACAAATTGGACCGTCGTATTCAAGGCCCTCATCACTGTACATCACATGATGTGCTATGGAAACGAG agGTTCACCCAGTACCTGGCGTCGAGTAACAGCACCTTTCAGCTCAGCAGTTTCCTGGACAAGAGCGGGGTgcaag CTGGAGCACGTGTGG GATACGATATGTCTCCATTCATCAGGCGGTATGCTAAATACTTGAACGAGAAGGCGCTTTCGTACAGAACTGTTGCGTTCGATTTTTGCAAAGTCAAACGAGG cAAGGAGGATGGTACTCTTCGAACGATGAACCCGGAGAAATTGCTCAAAACTTTACCCGTTCTTCAGGCGCAACTAGATTCGTTACTGGAATTCGACTGCTCGGCCAATGATCTTACAAACGGTGTTATAAACATGGCCTTTATGCTTCTCTTCAGAGATCTTATACGTTTATTCGCCTGTTATAACGACGGAATTATTAATCTATTAG aaaaatactTCGATATGAACAAGAAACAATGCCGGGATGCGTTAGACCTTTATAGAAAATTCTTAACAAGAATGAACAGCGTTGGAGAATTCCTGAAAGTTGCAGAG AATGTTGGTATCGATAAGGGAGACATTCCAGATCTCACAAAG gCTCCCAGCAGTCTGCTCGATGCTCTCGAACAGCATCTTGCCTCCTTAGAAGGAAAGAAAGGATCTGCGGCTAATACGCCAACGCAAACAGCTAG CCATAGAACGAATGTAAAGTCGGGAGTGTCCGCCCTGTCTTCCACCAGCATGGCGTTTGGAACAGCAGCCAGCAACGCACGACTCGATCAGACCGGTAATGGGCACATTGACGAGGCGTTGAGACAACAGGCTCTAGCCGAGGAAGAAGCAGCTATGAATCAGTACAAG GCCAAAGTACAGTCACCGTCGGGTGGTCCAAGCACTAATCCATTTCTCAGCTCTCCGACGAACAATGCTGGACAGCCAATCGTCGATTTATTCAGCTCGGCACCGGTGACGGATAATCAG GCACAAAAAGCATCGGACGACCTTCTGCAACTTGCAGGAAACCCGTTTGCGGATATGTTTGGTAATGCGCAAGCGCAGCCACAACCGGTGCAACCTGCGCCCGGTCAAAACAATATGTGGATGACAAACGGTAATG gTTTCGGAGCTGCTCCACCACCAGCAAATAATGCCTTTGTTACAGATAACAATTTCTCGTCTGTATTTGGAAATAATCAAGAACAATCAA CTGCTGCCGCAGGACTTACCGGTTCTGTACCCAACCCATTCATGTCCGATTTCCCAACATCCGGTCCTCAGCCAACGAATGCAGCCAATATCGGCTTGTTCGATAGCAACACAGACCTGACATCCTCAGAAAGTCAACCATCCGCCGGTGGCGGGGACCTATTCAGTGCTGGCGGTCAGGCAGATTTCTTTGGGGGCGACGGTACAGTGGTCGGTACCTCAGATGCGGGTAACGGGGACGCAGTTCTTGGGTCGTTACCAGGTGCGGCGTCCTCCGGAGCCCTTGGCTCTGTAAAGTCCACTGCAACGCCGCCGCCCAGACCACCGCCTCCCGCAAGTGCTTCTAACGGTACACCAAGAGCGATGTCTCCTGCCATTGGAGGCGCCTCGACTGGCAGAGCCGCGGCCTCGGCGCCTAGCAAAAGCGCCTTCGACGATCTAAATGACAGTATTCGTATGGCCCTGGGTGGGTCGCCGTCACGCCCGCCACCCCTCGCCCAGCAAGCTGTTCCCCCTGCTCCACAACAATcccaacaacaacaacaacaacaacaacaacaacaaccaaGTTTGGTTGGCTTCGACAAGTTCGATATGGGGGGTATGGGGGGTATCGGGGTCGTTGGACAGCCCGTAATGGGTGTAGCCGTCGCTCCGGGTTACGGTATTCCTTCCCAAACCCAAATTCCCGTCGGGTACGGTTCACCGGCAAAGCAGCCTATGTCAG CAGCGGGTCAACCGGCGACAACTGGAAGCGGCGGAAAGGTCCTGACTGGTGACTTGGACAGCAGTCTTGCCAGCCTCGCGCAGAACCTTTCTATCAACAAGAGTGCTCAGCAACAAGTCAA gGGAATGCAATGGAATTCTCCAAAAAACGCTGCTAAGACTGGAGGACAAACGGGTTGGACGCCTCAGCCGATGGCAGCGACAACGGGTGCCGGTTACAGACCAATG GGCCAAGGAATGACACAACTTCCTCCAACAGCCAGTATGGGCTTCCCAACCCAGCCTGCTATGCCTCTG GGTATGCAATCTATGCCGATGGGTATGCAGGGCATGCGGCCAATGATGGGTGCAATGCCTGGTGCTCCCGTTGCAACTGGTGGCATGATGGTTGCGGGGGGAACCGCGCCCACAATAATGGGTGCTCCGAGTCCCATGATGAGTGCTCCCCTGCAGCAGCAACACTCTCATAGCACTGCTCAGTCGCAAGCAAACGCTGTACAACTTGATCCTTTCGGTGCTCTGTGA